In the genome of Neofelis nebulosa isolate mNeoNeb1 chromosome 8, mNeoNeb1.pri, whole genome shotgun sequence, one region contains:
- the SUOX gene encoding sulfite oxidase, mitochondrial isoform X3: MAGGRTERRECSFTRPQRHDAGPAPSPAVSGSGRVSQPPCRRLTPNPNPVCHNAAAQGCDPPSPTGLQATQESPHVYTREEVRSHSSPETRIWVTLGCEVFDVTEFVDLHPGGPSKLMLAAGGPLEPFWALYAVHNQPHVREMLAQYKIGELSPEDKVPSTLKTSDPYIDDPVRHPALKVNSQRPFNAEPPPELLTENYITPNPIFFTRNHLPVPNLDPETYRLHVVGPPGGQSLCLSLDDLYKFPKHEITVTLQCAGNRRSEMTQFKEVRGLEWNIGAISTARWAGARLCDVLAKAGHQLCETEAHVCFEGLDSDPTGTAYGASIPLARAMDPEAEVLLAYEMNGQPLPRDHGFPVRVVVPGVVGARHVKWLGKVSVEPEESYSHWQRRDYKGFSPSVDWDTVDFDSAPSIQELPVQSAITEPKDGETVQSGEVTIKGYAWSGGGRAVVRVDVSLDGGLTWHVAELDGEEQRPRKAWAWRLWQLQAPVPAGRKELNIVCKAVDDSYNVQPDTVAPIWNLRGVLSNAWHRVHVHVTP, from the exons ATGGCTGGGGGACGAACAGAAAGGCGAGAGTGCTCCTTCACTCGGCCCCAACGTCACGATGCTGGCCCCGCCCCTTCGCCAGCAGTCTCTGGGAGCGGGCGGGTGAGCCAGCCGCCCTGCAGACGCCTGACGCCGAACCCGAACCCG GTCTGTCACAATGCTGCTGCACAGGGCTGTGATCCCCCATCTCCGACAGGCCTGCAG GCTACTCAGGAGTCACCACACGTATACACAAGAGAGGAAGTGAGATCTCACAGCAGCCCTGAGACTAGGATCTGGGTGACTCTGGGCTGTGAGGTGTTTGATGTTACAGAATTTGTGGACCTACACCCTGGGGGGCCATCAAAGCTGATGCTAGCAGCAGGGGGTCCTCTAGAGCCCTTCTGGGCCCTCTATGCTGTTCATAACCAGCCCCATGTGCGTGAGATGCTGGCTCAGTACAAGATTGGGGAGCTGAGCCCTGAAGACAAGGTACCTTCCACCTTGAAGACCTCTGACCCCTACATTGATGATCCCGTACGTCACCCAGCCCTGAAGGTCAACAGCCAGCGCCCCTTTAATGCAGAGCCCCCCCCTGAATTGCTGACGGAAAACTATATCACACCTAACCCTATCTTCTTCACCCGGAACCATCTGCCTGTACCTAACCTGGACCCAGAAACCTATCGTCTGCATGTAGTAGGGCCACCTGGGGGTCAGTCACTGTGCCTATCCCTGGATGACTTGTACAAGTTCCCCAAACACGAGATCACTGTAACTCTGCAGTGTGCTGGCAACCGGCGCTCTGAAATGACTCAGTTCAAAGAAGTGAGAGGTCTGGAGTGGAATATCGGGGCTATTAGCACTGCACGCTGGGCTGGGGCACGCCTTTGTGATGTGTTAGCCAAGGCTGGTCACCAACTCTGTGAAACTGAGGCCCATGTCTGCTTTGAGGGACTGGATTCAGACCCCACAGGGACTGCCTATGGAGCATCCATCCCTCTGGCTCGGGCCATGGATCCTGAAGCTGAGGTCCTGCTGGCATACGAGATGAATGGGCAGCCTCTGCCTCGTGACCATGGCTTCCCTGTGCGAGTGGTCGTTCCTGGTGTGGTGGGTGCCCGCCATGTCAAATGGCTGGGCAAAGTGAGTGTGGAACCAGAGGAAAGTTACAGTCACTGGCAGCGGCGGGATTATAAAGGCTTCTCTCCATCTGTGGACTGGGACACAGTAGATTTTGACTCAGCTCCATCTATTCAGGAACTTCCTGTCCAGTCAGCCATCACAGAACCCAAGGATGGGGAGACAGTACAATCAGGGGAGGTGACTATCAAGGGCTATGCATGGAGTGGTGGTGGGAGGGCTGTGGTCAGGGTGGATGTGTCTCTGGATGGGGGCCTAACCTGGCACGTGGCAGAGCTGGATGGAGAGGAACAGCGTCCCCGAAAGGCCTGGGCCTGGCGACTATGGCAGCTGCAAGCCCCTGTGCCGGCTGGGAGAAAGGAATTGAACATTGTTTGTAAAGCTGTAGACGACAGCTACAATGTGCAACCAGACACCGTGGCCCC
- the SUOX gene encoding sulfite oxidase, mitochondrial isoform X2 has product MLLHRAVIPHLRQACRLKSAPSRLYIRACSTDDSLQPQCPSLAFSGDNSSTGGWKVMGTLLGLGAVLAYHDHRCRATQESPHVYTREEVRSHSSPETRIWVTLGCEVFDVTEFVDLHPGGPSKLMLAAGGPLEPFWALYAVHNQPHVREMLAQYKIGELSPEDKVPSTLKTSDPYIDDPVRHPALKVNSQRPFNAEPPPELLTENYITPNPIFFTRNHLPVPNLDPETYRLHVVGPPGGQSLCLSLDDLYKFPKHEITVTLQCAGNRRSEMTQFKEVRGLEWNIGAISTARWAGARLCDVLAKAGHQLCETEAHVCFEGLDSDPTGTAYGASIPLARAMDPEAEVLLAYEMNGQPLPRDHGFPVRVVVPGVVGARHVKWLGKVSVEPEESYSHWQRRDYKGFSPSVDWDTVDFDSAPSIQELPVQSAITEPKDGETVQSGEVTIKGYAWSGGGRAVVRVDVSLDGGLTWHVAELDGEEQRPRKAWAWRLWQLQAPVPAGRKELNIVCKAVDDSYNVQPDTVAPIWNLRGVLSNAWHRVHVHVTP; this is encoded by the exons ATGCTGCTGCACAGGGCTGTGATCCCCCATCTCCGACAGGCCTGCAG actCAAGTCAGCCCCCTCAAGGCTCTATATTCGGGCTTGCTCTACAGATGATTCACTTCAGCCCCAGTGCCCCAGCCTTGCCTTCTCTGGTGATAACTCCAGCACCGGGGGATGGAAAGTCATGGGGACTCTGCTAGGCCTGGGTGCAGTGTTGGCCTATCATGACCACCGGTGCAGG GCTACTCAGGAGTCACCACACGTATACACAAGAGAGGAAGTGAGATCTCACAGCAGCCCTGAGACTAGGATCTGGGTGACTCTGGGCTGTGAGGTGTTTGATGTTACAGAATTTGTGGACCTACACCCTGGGGGGCCATCAAAGCTGATGCTAGCAGCAGGGGGTCCTCTAGAGCCCTTCTGGGCCCTCTATGCTGTTCATAACCAGCCCCATGTGCGTGAGATGCTGGCTCAGTACAAGATTGGGGAGCTGAGCCCTGAAGACAAGGTACCTTCCACCTTGAAGACCTCTGACCCCTACATTGATGATCCCGTACGTCACCCAGCCCTGAAGGTCAACAGCCAGCGCCCCTTTAATGCAGAGCCCCCCCCTGAATTGCTGACGGAAAACTATATCACACCTAACCCTATCTTCTTCACCCGGAACCATCTGCCTGTACCTAACCTGGACCCAGAAACCTATCGTCTGCATGTAGTAGGGCCACCTGGGGGTCAGTCACTGTGCCTATCCCTGGATGACTTGTACAAGTTCCCCAAACACGAGATCACTGTAACTCTGCAGTGTGCTGGCAACCGGCGCTCTGAAATGACTCAGTTCAAAGAAGTGAGAGGTCTGGAGTGGAATATCGGGGCTATTAGCACTGCACGCTGGGCTGGGGCACGCCTTTGTGATGTGTTAGCCAAGGCTGGTCACCAACTCTGTGAAACTGAGGCCCATGTCTGCTTTGAGGGACTGGATTCAGACCCCACAGGGACTGCCTATGGAGCATCCATCCCTCTGGCTCGGGCCATGGATCCTGAAGCTGAGGTCCTGCTGGCATACGAGATGAATGGGCAGCCTCTGCCTCGTGACCATGGCTTCCCTGTGCGAGTGGTCGTTCCTGGTGTGGTGGGTGCCCGCCATGTCAAATGGCTGGGCAAAGTGAGTGTGGAACCAGAGGAAAGTTACAGTCACTGGCAGCGGCGGGATTATAAAGGCTTCTCTCCATCTGTGGACTGGGACACAGTAGATTTTGACTCAGCTCCATCTATTCAGGAACTTCCTGTCCAGTCAGCCATCACAGAACCCAAGGATGGGGAGACAGTACAATCAGGGGAGGTGACTATCAAGGGCTATGCATGGAGTGGTGGTGGGAGGGCTGTGGTCAGGGTGGATGTGTCTCTGGATGGGGGCCTAACCTGGCACGTGGCAGAGCTGGATGGAGAGGAACAGCGTCCCCGAAAGGCCTGGGCCTGGCGACTATGGCAGCTGCAAGCCCCTGTGCCGGCTGGGAGAAAGGAATTGAACATTGTTTGTAAAGCTGTAGACGACAGCTACAATGTGCAACCAGACACCGTGGCCCC
- the SUOX gene encoding sulfite oxidase, mitochondrial isoform X1, translating into MVILEAPYPLPHSLPSCQHSLFEVLYVFSKDPFGPPPIHSPFLWPHYHRKSLFICPESTLLTSVSSFHSFPQVSLISSPPRTPYLDPGIFFPQVCHNAAAQGCDPPSPTGLQATQESPHVYTREEVRSHSSPETRIWVTLGCEVFDVTEFVDLHPGGPSKLMLAAGGPLEPFWALYAVHNQPHVREMLAQYKIGELSPEDKVPSTLKTSDPYIDDPVRHPALKVNSQRPFNAEPPPELLTENYITPNPIFFTRNHLPVPNLDPETYRLHVVGPPGGQSLCLSLDDLYKFPKHEITVTLQCAGNRRSEMTQFKEVRGLEWNIGAISTARWAGARLCDVLAKAGHQLCETEAHVCFEGLDSDPTGTAYGASIPLARAMDPEAEVLLAYEMNGQPLPRDHGFPVRVVVPGVVGARHVKWLGKVSVEPEESYSHWQRRDYKGFSPSVDWDTVDFDSAPSIQELPVQSAITEPKDGETVQSGEVTIKGYAWSGGGRAVVRVDVSLDGGLTWHVAELDGEEQRPRKAWAWRLWQLQAPVPAGRKELNIVCKAVDDSYNVQPDTVAPIWNLRGVLSNAWHRVHVHVTP; encoded by the exons ATGGTGATTCTAGAAGCCCCCTACCCACTGCCCCATTCCCttccatcctgtcagcacagtCTCTTTGAAGTCCTTTATGTTTTCTCTAAGGACCCATTTGGACCTCCCCCCATACATAGTCCCTTCCTTTGGCCTCATTACCACAGAAAAAGTCTCTTCATTTGCCCAGAGAGCACCTTGCTGACCTCTGTGTCTTCCTTCCACTCATTTCCTCAAGTTTCACTAATATCATCCCCTCCCAGAACTCCTTATCTTGATCCTGGAATCTTTTTCCCACAGGTCTGTCACAATGCTGCTGCACAGGGCTGTGATCCCCCATCTCCGACAGGCCTGCAG GCTACTCAGGAGTCACCACACGTATACACAAGAGAGGAAGTGAGATCTCACAGCAGCCCTGAGACTAGGATCTGGGTGACTCTGGGCTGTGAGGTGTTTGATGTTACAGAATTTGTGGACCTACACCCTGGGGGGCCATCAAAGCTGATGCTAGCAGCAGGGGGTCCTCTAGAGCCCTTCTGGGCCCTCTATGCTGTTCATAACCAGCCCCATGTGCGTGAGATGCTGGCTCAGTACAAGATTGGGGAGCTGAGCCCTGAAGACAAGGTACCTTCCACCTTGAAGACCTCTGACCCCTACATTGATGATCCCGTACGTCACCCAGCCCTGAAGGTCAACAGCCAGCGCCCCTTTAATGCAGAGCCCCCCCCTGAATTGCTGACGGAAAACTATATCACACCTAACCCTATCTTCTTCACCCGGAACCATCTGCCTGTACCTAACCTGGACCCAGAAACCTATCGTCTGCATGTAGTAGGGCCACCTGGGGGTCAGTCACTGTGCCTATCCCTGGATGACTTGTACAAGTTCCCCAAACACGAGATCACTGTAACTCTGCAGTGTGCTGGCAACCGGCGCTCTGAAATGACTCAGTTCAAAGAAGTGAGAGGTCTGGAGTGGAATATCGGGGCTATTAGCACTGCACGCTGGGCTGGGGCACGCCTTTGTGATGTGTTAGCCAAGGCTGGTCACCAACTCTGTGAAACTGAGGCCCATGTCTGCTTTGAGGGACTGGATTCAGACCCCACAGGGACTGCCTATGGAGCATCCATCCCTCTGGCTCGGGCCATGGATCCTGAAGCTGAGGTCCTGCTGGCATACGAGATGAATGGGCAGCCTCTGCCTCGTGACCATGGCTTCCCTGTGCGAGTGGTCGTTCCTGGTGTGGTGGGTGCCCGCCATGTCAAATGGCTGGGCAAAGTGAGTGTGGAACCAGAGGAAAGTTACAGTCACTGGCAGCGGCGGGATTATAAAGGCTTCTCTCCATCTGTGGACTGGGACACAGTAGATTTTGACTCAGCTCCATCTATTCAGGAACTTCCTGTCCAGTCAGCCATCACAGAACCCAAGGATGGGGAGACAGTACAATCAGGGGAGGTGACTATCAAGGGCTATGCATGGAGTGGTGGTGGGAGGGCTGTGGTCAGGGTGGATGTGTCTCTGGATGGGGGCCTAACCTGGCACGTGGCAGAGCTGGATGGAGAGGAACAGCGTCCCCGAAAGGCCTGGGCCTGGCGACTATGGCAGCTGCAAGCCCCTGTGCCGGCTGGGAGAAAGGAATTGAACATTGTTTGTAAAGCTGTAGACGACAGCTACAATGTGCAACCAGACACCGTGGCCCC